The sequence CAAAAACACTTAACTGATGTCCGATATGGACAAATTACGTAACTctgaaagtaattgaaatacccCAATTAGTATTTGAACCCCAGGTCTGATCATGACAAAGACATTTCGAAGTAAATATTTTGATATTTTCTctagttgaatattggaatgtatttggaaatacacttggaaagtattggcatctatttgaaaatactcaaatacacagacgcttgtatttgaaaatactttcaaTAGAACTAGATTTGAGACCAcgttatttgaaaatactcaaataggGCTAGTTATGATTTATCTAGCATATCTATCTTGTAGATGTTGGTTTTCAGGTCTTGGTGTTGGATGCTTGAAGTTACCTTTTTAGTTCAGAAACCTGCTCGTTGGCATCAAACAGCTTGTTCTCTGTAGACACCAAGTTGTCCTGTTGATAGAGAACAAAAGGTTAGAACCAGTACCAGTACAACGTGTCACCTGTTAATCTTGAGGTGGAATAACACCGAAAAGGAGAATAGATTACACTAATAGAATAGTTCCGTTACCTTAACTCCCTCGTGGTCTTTCTTCAGAGAGTCATACTCTCCCAGAAGCTagggagacaaaaacacacaacccctgagtcatcatgaccacacacacacacacaccggagtGTGTCTATTAAACCTTTGAGCTACAGCCAAATAGCCtattacaaggtcctttgcacaCATCAGCGGGTACTGAAAGAGCTTCTCAAATAAGAGACTTGTGTAAGAGACGTAGAGGTACTGTTCTCCAGATGTTCTGTAGGACATCTCCCAAACTACAACACCTAGAAAGTAGTCCAGAGATTTCAGTTGGTTTACTTAGCTAGTCGGGTATAACGTCAGAACTCACGTCCTGCAGCATCTTGTACTCCCGCTCCCTCCTGGCCTCCTTCTCTTGTGTTTCTCTGCAGGCGTTCTCCAAGGCCTCCTCTAGCTGCCGGACCCGGGTCCTGAGGCGGCCGGCCGAGGAGTCCTTCTCCCTGCCTGACTGCCTGCTTTCGTCCAATCGCTGCTGCAGGGACGTTGCCGTGGAGCAGGCTGTGTCGTAGCGCTCTGGCCAGTCAGCCTGAAAGAGACAGCAGagcttgtcacacacacacacacacacacacacacacacacacacacacacacacacacacacacacacacacacacacctctaaggGTATAACAGTATCCTACCAGTTGTTTCTCTAGGATGGTGTTCTTGTTCTCCAGCTCCTGGATACGGCTGCTTGCTTCAGACAGAGCTTGCTCTAGCTGAGCACACCTGGTAATACAACAACCACGACttagatctcacacacacacaccaaccttcccccaaacacacccacccacactctCCACCACTACCTCTGTCTGAGTGTGTGGTTGCTCTGCTCCAGGTCATGAGGCAAGTCTCTCAGGTCCAGTTTGTCCCGGAGGACTTTGATCTCTGCCTCGTAGTAAGCCTTCAGATCAGCTACATGACGAGTGTGTttctccctctgcttctctctcagcctggagaaagaggggagaataGAAAGAAGGGaaaagaggaggaatgggaggagaAAGGAGATTAGTAGTACTCAGTATGTATCAATTACCTTAAGTTATTCTACTACTAGTTCCTCTGATTTATGCCCTAAATAATATTAGTGTGGCCccagaggcgtcatgcccatagggggcacagggGCCCCTCTGATTTGCCCAGAAAAAAAAAGCGAAAAAAAAATAAAGGGTTTAATTTGTtgattctctgtaatactacAGTGGTCTACAGTAATACTGTATTAtatagcaattttatgaagttggctttaacTAGCCCAGATAGGTCCCCAATCTCATCACTAGCTGCCAATAAGCCATTTCAggcaatcaagttagagtagctagcttgtctaactatcttagctagcatgcctgctggcaaggttggtagactttagaaaagtgagcaattactaaatgtactgaataagactcacattcctttcaatcttttacccagattttagtcaTAAAAAATAACCACCAGTCAGGATACACACAGCTCAAGaagtatgcttagatatgcagaaaaataaacatttttttacGTAGAATTAAGTAtaattatggctctagattgcagaaCAAAAATTGTTTCAAGTGTATGAAAAATGCAACTTGTCGACCTTCCAGCTATCCTCAGGGACTTTGTGCCCCTCAGATGTGGACTGCATGACGCCCCTGTGTGACCCAATATATAAAAACATAACCAGCCCTCTGCCACTCACAGAGAGACAATCACAGGGTCTTCCAGTGACGCCGCTTTCTCCATACGAGGGCCGctctgggagagtgtgtgtgagtgcgtctgCCTCCCAGACACAGCCAGTTGCTTCagggtgctggtgtgtgtgtgactccccTCCTCCTCGCTGGCCTGAGTGACTAAGGCCTTGCGTTGCTGGCTGCTGGGGAGCATCAAGGGCTTGGAGGTAGAGGGGGGCGACGGGGACGGTTTTATCCGAGCAGAGGCCACTCTGGCTAGGGTAGGTGCGACGGCGGAGAGGCTGGAGGCGTTGGAGGCGCAGTCTGTGTCCCCGGGGTTGGTACTGCCCTCAGCCATGCTGTCTGGGCTGACGGGGGTGTCAACACGGGGGTAGAGCTGCGGCTGGGTGGGGTAGGAGGGGCTGCTGAAGTGGGAGGGCGAGGTGAAGCCGGAGGTTCGATCTGATTGACGGAGCTGAATAGTGGGATCTAGAGTTAACACCTAGAACAAAGTGAAGGGTTAGAgcgggtgtctgtgtgtgttaggcgatatattgtttatattgtataccggggtattttgaGATACCGACAGTCTGATTTTCAATACTGTGGGTTGGGGACACCCCCGCCTCGTGGGGGCTGCCAGGGCGCGtgctacgccactgcttataactGTAAGTTAAGTATAACTATAAGAAATGTAAGATATGTCAAATAAATGAtctccagctcagggctccagctatgaatttggtttgctaacttgctagatgtcaagatcaagcttcttgggtACAGAAGAGACATTCAAATCtactcctggatcaagatccctgtttACTAAATTGTTTTGtgaaacaaaaaaactaaaataattaTACAACTCttgaaaaaaatgtaaaagagaccactgcaaaatgatcagtttctctggttttactatttataggtatgtgtttgggtaaaattaacattttagtttttttctataaactactgacaacatttctcccaaattccaaataaaaacattgtcatttagagcatttatttgcataaaatgacaactggtcaaaataactAAAAAGATCCTCacctcgaataatgcaaagaaaataagttcatatttatttttagacgacacaatactaatgttttaacttaggaagagttcagaaatcaatatttggtggaataaccctgcttttcaatcacagctttcatgcgtcttggcatgctctccaccagtctttcacattgatgttgggtgactttatgccacTCCTGGTGCAAAAATGCAAGCAGCTCGGCTTTGTGAAAgatgatgaatttaagcaaaattccaggACTTAACTTCCCATGGACAATTTCCCATGACAGGGTCTTGAGCTGctggtcctccatccacaccttgattgacctggctgtgtggcatggagcattgtcctaCTGGAGAaaacaatcctcagagttggggaacattgtcagagcagaaggaagcaggttttcttccaggacaaccttgtacgtggcttgattcatgcgtccttcacaaagacaaatctgcccccattccagccttgctgaagcacccccagatcatcaccgatcCTCCACCAAATGTCACAGTGGGTGTgagacctggagaggcctacaagccagtgtctcgcacccactgtgaatttttttttcttccagaaATTGTCCATGGAAAGTTAAGTCCTTGAATTTTACttaaattcatttaaaaaaaagttagcttataacagtgaacctttttgtgggatacacataaggctattctaggtcttgtggtatattttggttaaactatccccaattcaatggaattgcaaacctctgcatgcacagtgcattcttccatcacatgtacactCAAGATACatacttattattattttttaattggaAGCACAAAACCAtttaggcaacagggatcttgatccaggaggggcttgaatgtctctgctgtaaccaagaagctcaATTCTTTTTTAAGTAGCACCCCTTGTGTGCACTTCCGGTAATACAGTataccccggtatggtacagaaaaggtatgaacatctggataccgcccaaccttagtgtgtgtgtgtgtgtgtgtgtgtgtgtgtgtgtgtgtgtgtgtgtgtgtgtgtgtgtgtgtatacctgtgGTGATGTGGGGCTGCAGGTGAGAGAGCGGTCCCAGTCGGTGTGTTTAGACTCAGTAGTTCTCTGCTTGCTGTGGTAGATCTCTCTGAGAGACAGCTTCTGGTCCTCTGGAGAGGTCTgcgagacacagagggagacgcaCAACAAACTAATACAATGGTGGGAGGCGGtgtcatttgtttttatttacttggGATTGAGGACTGAAAATGTGTGGGATTTCCCTAATGCAGAAGAGACTAACTTTTTCAGCACAATGAAAACAAACACTGTATTTTAGGTGGAACAAGTTTGGGTTGTCCTTTTGTCCTTCACCTACCAGACTGATAGAGGCCTCCTGCAGCAGGAGGTAGGCTCCACTGTCGAAGCTGTCAGGTAGGGGGCGGTAGAGCTCACTCACATCCATGCGCCAGTACGTCAGACCTGAAGGACAAGAAGCAGACACGTATCACTACATTATAACAACCTTAATACTGCTTTATAACTACGTTACTAAAAGCACTTAGCATTATTGCTTTGACCGCATTTCAGAACTGCTGCTCAAGCAAAGGCAACAGTGATATTCAACAAGGTGACAAGAGCGCGCAGCATGTAGGCCAAAGTTTGGAGCGGATACAaagaggcctgtgtgtgtgtgtgtgtgtggttacctGAGGCTTCAGACATGAGGCTGTCACTTCTCCTCAGAGGGAAGGAGTTGGTGAAGGTAGCAGCCAACCCATGCTgaaaacagagagaagagagatgaacataggagagagaatgagacccAAAGCTAACTCGTCTTTTACTGTTTCCTTTTCAAAATGCTTCCCCACAAGGAATCCTGTTTCAACTGACTGTGACGCATATAAAGCAGGGCAGACACAGTGACACACAGACAAAATACAAGGTCATATAACAAAATGCCAGCGCATTATACTGACTCTAGTAATCCAAATAGTTTTACATCATTTTATCCAGCTACTATAAATTCAAACAAAACCGGGTGCGTCGGCTGGAGTTAGGTGTACCTTGTCCTGGAGGTCAGTGTTCTCCAGGGGGCTGTCTCTAGGGCTCTGCCTGGGGATGGGTTGCTGCTCCTGGGAGGAAGAGGTCTGAGGGACGCTCTGGCCTGGGAATGGGGcctggaggggtgggggggaagcCAGGGGAGGTTGGGCCTGCCCCGCCGTGCTCTTCTTGGGTTTGCTGCGTCTCTGTCTTTGAGCCCAGGAGGTCAGCGGTTGGCTGGAGGTTCTCTGCTGCTCAGGTGGACTAGGATTGTCTCTAGAAGCCACCTCATTGGCCGAAGCACTCCTCTGCTGACCCTCCTGGCCAATCAGAATGGTCTCTGTGTAGTCCTGGAGGTGAAGGGACCAACCAGACTCCTCTTTCCCccgccctctctcctctactccccccagAGTCTTTGTCCCATAGAGCCCTGACCCCCAGGCCGACAGGGTCCCATACCCACTGCTCAGCACCGTCCCTGCCCCCTCAGCCCACCTCTCTCTTGGGGTGACCGGCCCTGGCCGAGTGGATGTGGGTAGAGGGAAGGTGGAGCTCAGAAGGGGttgggggacagagagggaggtggggggagcagagagaggcgAGTTCCCATTGGGAAGGTCCGTGGAGGGTGAGGGGTGTAAGGTGGCAACAGCAGGGGAAGAGGAGTAgtctgggtgtgtctgtgtgacagTAGACAGCGTAGATTGGTAATCGTGATgcgtctgtgtgttggtggtagCAGTAGGGGTATATGGGTAATTGTTGTGGGTCTGTGTGCTGGTCTGGCGGTTCTGGAGCTGAACCAAGGCTTTGATCTCATCCTGAATCAGCTGGAGGAGGAAAATAACCACAGTGTAAACAGGCATCAGAACATGCATCTTCATGGATTCTAGAACAGGCCACGTAAAGTTCAGAGCTGTATTTGGCaatagtcaaatcaaattttattggtcacatacacatatttagcggatgttattgcgggtgtagcaaaatgcttgtgttcctagctccaacagtccagtagtatctaacaatttacAACAATACACACCAATCTAAAAGTAAacgaatggaattaagaaatacataaatattagattgagcaatgtcgaagtggcattgactaaaatacagtaaaatagaatacagtatataaataggagatgagtaaagcagttgGTAAACATTGAAGTGacaagtgttccattattaaagtggccagcgaTTCCAAGTCTATATATACAGGGCAGCAGCCTCCAAGGTGCAGTAttgcgtaaccgggtggaagccggctagtgatcgctatttaacagtctgatggccatgagatagaagctgtttttcagtttctcggtcccagatttgatgcatctgtattgacctcgccttctTGATGATAGCCGGGTAAACAggtcgtggctcgggtggttgatgtccttgatgatctttttggccttcctgtgtcatcgggtgctgtaggtgtgctGGAGGgggcaaatttcttcagcctcgtgaggttgaagaggcacgtcaggaagtccaggacccagttgcacagggcggggttcagacccagtgcTGCAAGCTTAATGATAGAGGTTACTTGGaggttactatggtgttgaatgctgagctatagtcaatgaacagcattcttacactggtattcctcttgtccagatgggatagggcagtgtgcagtgcgatggcgattgcatcgtctgtggatttattggggcggtaagcaaattgaagttggtctagggtgtcaggtaaggtagaagttaaatgatccttaactagcctctcaaagcacttcatgatgacagtagtgagtgctacgggcgatagtcatttagttcagtcacctttgccttcttgggtacaggaccaatggtggacatcttgaagcaagtggggacagcagactgggatagcgAGAGATTgagtatgtccgtaaacactccagccagctggtctgcgcatgctcgaAGGACGCgcctagggatgccgtctgggctagcagccctgcgagggttaacacgcttaaatgttttactcacgtcggccacggagaaggaaagcccacagtccttggtagcgggccgtgttggtggcactgtgttatcctcaaagcgggtgaagaaggtgtttagcttgtctggaagcaagacgtcagtgtccacaacatggctggttttccgtttgtagtccgtgattgtctgtagaccctggcACATacttctcgtgtctgagccgttgaattgcgactcctttgtctctgtactgacgttttgcctgtttgccttacggagggaataactacactgtttgtattcggccatattaccagtcaccttgccatggttaaatgtggtggttcgcactttcagttttgcgcgaatgctgccatctatccacggtttctggtttgggtaggttttaatagtcacagtgggtaaaacatctcctatacacttcctgatgaactcagtcaccgcaTCCGTGTATTCGtcgatgttattctcagaggctaccggAACagatcccagtccacgtgatcaaaacaatcttgaagcatggattccgattggtcagaccgtcgttgaatagaccttagcacgggtacttcctgtttgagttgcTGCCTAtatgaagggaggagcaaaatggagtcgtgatcagatttatCGAAACAAGGACGGGGGAGGGTCTTGTAGGCATTTCgaaaagttgagtagcagtggtccaatgtttCTCCagagcgagtactacagtcaatgtgttggtagaactaTGGTTGCATTTTCCTCAACTTTTCttcgttaaaatccccagctacaataaatgcagcctcaggatatgtggtttccagtttgcataaagtccagtgtaatTCTGAGGGTCGTCATAGTatcagcttgagggggaatatactcagctgtgactataaccaaagagaattctctttggagataatacagtcggcatttgattgtgaggtactCTAGGTCAgctgaacaaaaggacttgagtttctgtatgttatcacaatcacaccatgagcaGTTAATcgtgaaacatacacccccgcctttcttcttcccagagagttctttattcccgtctgcgcgatgtactgagaacccagctggctgtatggacggggacagtatattcCGAGACAGCCAGAGTATGTTACAatgcctgatgtctctctggaaggagatccttgccctgagctcatctactttattgtccagagactgaacattagcaagtaatatactcagaagcggtggatggtgtgcacacctgagtcggactagaagtccactccgaatacctcttctccgccggcggtgttttggagcagcctctggaataagttaaaTTGCTCTGGGGACCCAATTcgagaaagtcgtattcctggtcataatgttggcgagttaccaccgctctgatatacaaaagttatttccgggctgtatgtaataacaacaacaaaaaaactaaatactgcaaagtttcttaGCAGCTAGAAGTAGAGCTGCCATACCTGTCGGTGCCATCTACTGTGAaaatcacacacactcaaatagtaCTACAAACCTGTATTTGGCACTGGTACTGTTCTTGCTGAGCCAGGATCTGCTCTTGGTACTGTTTCTCTACTAGCTGGAACAGATGCAGCCATCGACCCTGTTGAACAAAGACACGTACACATCTTCAAAATTAGGTCTGTACAGTACCATCCAGAAAGCATTGGAAAATATTTCCTCTTAAAGTTATGGGCACATTTCCAGTGTGAATATGAATATGGCAAATAGTCAAATGTTCTGATTGGAGGGAAGAAGTGTGACAGCTGTGAGTTAGGCTCGCAtaaggggtctgtgtgtgtgtgtgtgtgggggggggggggtgcatccGGAAGCAGCTGTGCTCCAGTTATGATGTGAGAAAAGTGAATTAGTTGTACTATGCCATGCACCCAGGGAgatgaggtgggggggggggtatgcacCTGATATTACAGTCCGTAAGAAACTCACTGATTACCTTTTAGAGACTCAGTTatttgcacattttcaaacacagGTTAAATGTTAATCTTTTCTGGGCACAATAACAGACTTGGGTATGGGTTGCATCTCAAAAGTAATCGAGCCTGTGTTTTCAGATCAGGAAAACTgtatgagaggagagggcaggaggTCATTAAGACAATTGGGAAAGATCCCTGAGCTGGGACGCAGGCATTTTGCTGACATCGTTCATTACGACAAGTAGCCTATACAAgtgaaatgtgaagtttgaaattaAATAAGTTTGTTAATATTGGTGATTGTTCATGGAACAATGGCTACAACAATCAAACTAGACATAGTAGTTTATAGGGTAATACAACTAAACAAAGTGGTGCACAATGTTATAAACTTATCATTCGATTTATTGTCATCAGATCAGTTcaggcaatttatcacaatatggatttttgtccatatcgcccagctctagaTCCCTGTATTTAAAGCTGGGGAATACAGTACTCTCTCTTCAGTGTGTTTTCTTCTGTGAGATGAGGTGGCACTGCTGCCAGCATCACAGTTGTCTATTCCCCACAAATCATGTCCTGTCTGAAGAGATCAGCTGGAGTTGTGTGATGTGTGCAGTCTAGggaccaagtgtgtgtgtgctgtcagcTGAGATCCACAGGGACACCAGAAGCGACAGAGGAGGGATGAGACTGCCCAACGTGCTGCAGGAGAATAATGACCACACCAGCTAACCCCAGTATCACCCTTTGCAGGGAGAAGTTTAgagaacacacacaatcacacttcTCTGACATACTAACTGCCACAAACATTTAACTATCAGTGGCTGTATTACTACTTGGCAGTCCTTCCACACTAAATATATGGTATCCTATATATTGGTTTATCTGTTGTCCATCCTACCCTTGCAGTTacacaagagcacagacactttCCTACCTCACAGTCCTTCCACATCTCCGGGTCAGtctccccactactctggatCTCTTGGACCAGGGCTCTGAGGGTCTCCAGGGAGGAGGGGTTGATGAAGGGGAGACTCTTGCCAGGCCCAAAGGCCTCCTCCGTACTCAGACACAGGCTCCTGGGGAACACAGTACACAGGAGTCAGGAAAAGGGACTATGTTGGATTACTCAATGTAGCACACTTAATTCAAAACCTCCTACTACACTGCCACCTCCAGTCAGAGTTCACAGTCTCCACACACCTGATCTTGTGGGGGAGGCTGCATGCTGGTGTGATGTCTTCAGCTCTCCCATCTACGGTTCCCCCTGCAGTCTTGGAGTTGGCGTTGGGTT is a genomic window of Salvelinus alpinus chromosome 18, SLU_Salpinus.1, whole genome shotgun sequence containing:
- the LOC139543700 gene encoding M-phase phosphoprotein 9-like isoform X1; the encoded protein is MSTDDSISEDVSSLGALSHCHAGEGGKESESSEGTSAASGLGLGLGLGLSGTEEPNANSKTAGGTVDGRAEDITPACSLPHKIRSLCLSTEEAFGPGKSLPFINPSSLETLRALVQEIQSSGETDPEMWKDCEGRWLHLFQLVEKQYQEQILAQQEQYQCQIQLIQDEIKALVQLQNRQTSTQTHNNYPYTPTATTNTQTHHDYQSTLSTVTQTHPDYSSSPAVATLHPSPSTDLPNGNSPLSAPPTSLSVPQPLLSSTFPLPTSTRPGPVTPRERWAEGAGTVLSSGYGTLSAWGSGLYGTKTLGGVEERGRGKEESGWSLHLQDYTETILIGQEGQQRSASANEVASRDNPSPPEQQRTSSQPLTSWAQRQRRSKPKKSTAGQAQPPLASPPPLQAPFPGQSVPQTSSSQEQQPIPRQSPRDSPLENTDLQDKHGLAATFTNSFPLRRSDSLMSEASGLTYWRMDVSELYRPLPDSFDSGAYLLLQEASISLTSPEDQKLSLREIYHSKQRTTESKHTDWDRSLTCSPTSPQVLTLDPTIQLRQSDRTSGFTSPSHFSSPSYPTQPQLYPRVDTPVSPDSMAEGSTNPGDTDCASNASSLSAVAPTLARVASARIKPSPSPPSTSKPLMLPSSQQRKALVTQASEEEGSHTHTSTLKQLAVSGRQTHSHTLSQSGPRMEKAASLEDPVIVSLLREKQREKHTRHVADLKAYYEAEIKVLRDKLDLRDLPHDLEQSNHTLRQRCAQLEQALSEASSRIQELENKNTILEKQLADWPERYDTACSTATSLQQRLDESRQSGREKDSSAGRLRTRVRQLEEALENACRETQEKEARREREYKMLQDLLGEYDSLKKDHEGVKDNLVSTENKLFDANEQVSELKRVICKLESQVNQLEHENQARSRQAVHNHTQPSGAGYSLLSSTLYHHPDLLLSPSKHPWQPESTYRISPCSQTDQSHSTRKSPCPQTDQSQSYRMSPCPQTDQSGSSGHFTDHTGNRRCLSPPEREQDRGEVVREARGPLTPLMRALIELDETRTTEDQAPCKTSHSTTDSLSLASRLGSRRPTVGFVERNHREPPTQDRGKAMEDRGGTGHESGAAGSERGMVCLNGGRDGPPQGVASPGRAASGTFRGVCLLRAQRSLSPEGHRSSSLPPRAQRATFPPTTPTKRETLMTPQSAKSSPKRCPTENYSTAFGNPRQQQLHNRFDVASDQRLHSFHNSSPRKRLFSEATQRSSGGSVESSGSIEPQKGVCGLGWEEQGAGGSGSDLQDPGTDLQNSLHSLADAERLFDELTMEKQQIESALSRMPGSGGRVSLQTRLDEVALENRLESVNRDLGSIRMTLKRFHVLRSSANI
- the LOC139543700 gene encoding M-phase phosphoprotein 9-like isoform X2, translating into MSTDDSISEDVSSLGALSHCHAGEGGKESESSEGTSAASGLGLGLGLGLSGTEEPNANSKTAGGTVDGRAEDITPACSLPHKIRSLCLSTEEAFGPGKSLPFINPSSLETLRALVQEIQSSGETDPEMWKDCEGRWLHLFQLVEKQYQEQILAQQEQYQCQIQLIQDEIKALVQLQNRQTSTQTHNNYPYTPTATTNTQTHHDYQSTLSTVTQTHPDYSSSPAVATLHPSPSTDLPNGNSPLSAPPTSLSVPQPLLSSTFPLPTSTRPGPVTPRERWAEGAGTVLSSGYGTLSAWGSGLYGTKTLGGVEERGRGKEESGWSLHLQDYTETILIGQEGQQRSASANEVASRDNPSPPEQQRTSSQPLTSWAQRQRRSKPKKSTAGQAQPPLASPPPLQAPFPGQSVPQTSSSQEQQPIPRQSPRDSPLENTDLQDKHGLAATFTNSFPLRRSDSLMSEASGLTYWRMDVSELYRPLPDSFDSGAYLLLQEASISLTSPEDQKLSLREIYHSKQRTTESKHTDWDRSLTCSPTSPQVLTLDPTIQLRQSDRTSGFTSPSHFSSPSYPTQPQLYPRVDTPVSPDSMAEGSTNPGDTDCASNASSLSAVAPTLARVASARIKPSPSPPSTSKPLMLPSSQQRKALVTQASEEEGSHTHTSTLKQLAVSGRQTHSHTLSQSGPRMEKAASLEDPVIVSLLREKQREKHTRHVADLKAYYEAEIKVLRDKLDLRDLPHDLEQSNHTLRQRCAQLEQALSEASSRIQELENKNTILEKQLADWPERYDTACSTATSLQQRLDESRQSGREKDSSAGRLRTRVRQLEEALENACRETQEKEARREREYKMLQDLLGEYDSLKKDHEGVKDNLVSTENKLFDANEQVSELKRVICKLESQVNQLEHENQARSRQAVHNHTQPSGAGLYHHPDLLLSPSKHPWQPESTYRISPCSQTDQSHSTRKSPCPQTDQSQSYRMSPCPQTDQSGSSGHFTDHTGNRRCLSPPEREQDRGEVVREARGPLTPLMRALIELDETRTTEDQAPCKTSHSTTDSLSLASRLGSRRPTVGFVERNHREPPTQDRGKAMEDRGGTGHESGAAGSERGMVCLNGGRDGPPQGVASPGRAASGTFRGVCLLRAQRSLSPEGHRSSSLPPRAQRATFPPTTPTKRETLMTPQSAKSSPKRCPTENYSTAFGNPRQQQLHNRFDVASDQRLHSFHNSSPRKRLFSEATQRSSGGSVESSGSIEPQKGVCGLGWEEQGAGGSGSDLQDPGTDLQNSLHSLADAERLFDELTMEKQQIESALSRMPGSGGRVSLQTRLDEVALENRLESVNRDLGSIRMTLKRFHVLRSSANI
- the LOC139543700 gene encoding M-phase phosphoprotein 9-like isoform X3, yielding MSTDDSISEDVSSLGALSHCHAGEGGKESESSEGTSAASGLGLGLGLGLSGTEEPNANSKTAGGTVDGRAEDITPACSLPHKIRSLCLSTEEAFGPGKSLPFINPSSLETLRALVQEIQSSGETDPEMWKDCEGRWLHLFQLVEKQYQEQILAQQEQYQCQIQLIQDEIKALVQLQNRQTSTQTHNNYPYTPTATTNTQTHHDYQSTLSTVTQTHPDYSSSPAVATLHPSPSTDLPNGNSPLSAPPTSLSVPQPLLSSTFPLPTSTRPGPVTPRERWAEGAGTVLSSGYGTLSAWGSGLYGTKTLGGVEERGRGKEESGWSLHLQDYTETILIGQEGQQRSASANEVASRDNPSPPEQQRTSSQPLTSWAQRQRRSKPKKSTAGQAQPPLASPPPLQAPFPGQSVPQTSSSQEQQPIPRQSPRDSPLENTDLQDKHGLAATFTNSFPLRRSDSLMSEASGLTYWRMDVSELYRPLPDSFDSGAYLLLQEASISLTSPEDQKLSLREIYHSKQRTTESKHTDWDRSLTCSPTSPQVLTLDPTIQLRQSDRTSGFTSPSHFSSPSYPTQPQLYPRVDTPVSPDSMAEGSTNPGDTDCASNASSLSAVAPTLARVASARIKPSPSPPSTSKPLMLPSSQQRKALVTQASEEEGSHTHTSTLKQLAVSGRQTHSHTLSQSGPRMEKAASLEDPVIVSLLREKQREKHTRHVADLKAYYEAEIKVLRDKLDLRDLPHDLEQSNHTLRQRCAQLEQALSEASSRIQELENKNTILEKQLADWPERYDTACSTATSLQQRLDESRQSGREKDSSAGRLRTRVRQLEEALENACRETQEKEARREREYKMLQDLLGEYDSLKKDHEGVKDNLVSTENKLFDANEQVSELKRVICKLESQVNQLEHENQARSRQAVHNHTQPSGAGYSLLSSTLYHHPDLLLSPSKHPWQPESTYRISPCSQTDQSHSTRKSPCPQTDQSQSYRMSPCPQTDQSGSSGHFTDHTGNRRCLSPPEREQDRGEVVREARGPLTPLMRALIELDETRTTEDQAPWLGSRRPTVGFVERNHREPPTQDRGKAMEDRGGTGHESGAAGSERGMVCLNGGRDGPPQGVASPGRAASGTFRGVCLLRAQRSLSPEGHRSSSLPPRAQRATFPPTTPTKRETLMTPQSAKSSPKRCPTENYSTAFGNPRQQQLHNRFDVASDQRLHSFHNSSPRKRLFSEATQRSSGGSVESSGSIEPQKGVCGLGWEEQGAGGSGSDLQDPGTDLQNSLHSLADAERLFDELTMEKQQIESALSRMPGSGGRVSLQTRLDEVALENRLESVNRDLGSIRMTLKRFHVLRSSANI